One region of Armigeres subalbatus isolate Guangzhou_Male chromosome 3, GZ_Asu_2, whole genome shotgun sequence genomic DNA includes:
- the LOC134226231 gene encoding NF-kappa-B inhibitor-interacting Ras-like protein, translating to MLTSKISKVSKVVICGGKGVGKTAILEQLIYGNVTIESEIHSTIEDTYVASVDTGKGSRDTLRIYDTAGLQGSVQLPRHYLTYPDAFILVYDPSDPSSLDMLGGIKSDIDKFKDKKEIFIIVIANMRSRQSRSAGSSPINSSQQQYQMNNDAIESNLTRANNWCARERIKHYTVNAMERASLYEPFVQLASRLYPPQTKSSFPQLRQLTQKTSKVDNS from the exons ATGCTGACCTCAAAGATAAGTAAAGTGAGTAAAGTAGTAATTTGCGGTGGTAAAGGCGTAGGAAAAACTGCCATCCTGGAACAACTGATCTACGGTAATGTTACCATCGAGTCG GAAATCCACAGCACAATTGAGGACACCTATGTGGCCAGTGTGGATACCGGAAAGGGCAGTCGAGATACGCTGCGAATCTACGATACAGCGGGTCTGCAAGGCAGCGTCCAACTCCCTAGGCACTATTTGACCTACCCGGATGCGTTTATTCTAGTTTACGACCCAAGTGATCCGTCCAGTTTGGATATGCTGGGCGGAATCAAGAGCGACATCGATAAGTTTAAGGATAAGAAAGAA attttcatcaTTGTGATAGCAAACATGCGATCACGGCAGTCGCGCTCGGCCGGATCATCCCCGATCAATTCCTCTCAGCAACAGTATCAGATGAACAACGACGCAATCGAGTCCAACCTGACTCGAGCGAACAATTGGTGCGCTCGAGAACGAATCAAACATTACACCGTCAACGCAATGGAGCGTGCCTCGCTGTACGAACCGTTTGTCCAGTTGGCCAGCCGGCTGTATCCTCCTCAGACGAAGAGTAGCTTTCCGCAGCTCCGCCAGCTTACTCAGAAAACCTCCAAAGTGGACAACAGTTAG
- the LOC134226229 gene encoding uncharacterized protein LOC134226229, translating to MGKSDPLLVHYKDSLYDLSGFAHKHPGGLNTLKGLHQKDMQERFEKAPGHSEAAKYLMKEYKVCDKNNNVINGKSNSHINGIKNEINGTKHNNGAIPNGVIPQTTDDSMEHLVDWSKPMLVQIITLRKNYVEWVNKPVDRELRLFGPAWLENLTKTPWWLVPAFWIPAITYIVHYGVKHNLSKPPEELTLGDHLSPVVFGCLCFGVLMWTLLEYSLHRWVFHLDPKDNRFLHTFHFLLHGLHHKVPFDPYRLVFPPVPAVILATLFYQPVRLLLPYPQLMLAGGLIGYLAYDMIHYYIHYGSPNGGHLYHMKRYHYQHHFVHHDLGFGISSTLWDKVFGTTILLRKLKYLLKW from the exons ATGGGAAAAAGTGACCCGCTTTTGGTTCACTACAAGGACTCCTTATATGACTTGTCGGGCTTTGCTCACAAACATCCCGGAGGACTTAATACACTAAAAGGGCTACATCAGAAGGACATGCAGGAACGGTTTGAGAAAGCTCCAGGTCATTCAGAAGCGGCCAAATATCTAATGAAGGAATACAAAGTCTGTGATAAGAACAATAATGTAATCAACGGCAAATCAAATAGCCACATCAACGGAATTAAAAACGAGATAAACGGAACAAAACATAACAATGGAGCCATTCCAAATGGAGTCATTCCCCAGACCACCGACGACAGCATGGAG CACCTCGTCGACTGGAGCAAACCGATGCTAGTACAGATAATAACCCTTCGCAAGAACTATGTCGAGTGGGTGAACAAACCGGTAGACCGGGAGCTGCGCTTGTTTGGGCCCGCGTGGTTAGAGAACCTTACCAAGACGCCCTGGTGGTTAGTGCCTGCGTTCTGGATCCCTGCCATCACGTACATCGTCCACTATGGCGTTAAACACAATCTATCCAAACCGCCCGAGGAGCTAACCCTCGGCGATCATCTCTCTCCGGTTGTGTTCGGCTGTCTGTGCTTCGGTGTGCTGATGTGGACTCTGCTGGAGTACTCTCTGCACCGGTGGGTGTTCCATCTAGATCCTAAGGATAACCGGTTCCTTCACACATTCCACTTCTTGCTCCATGGTCTCCACCACAAGGTACCGTTCGATCCGTACCGGCTGGTATTCCCGCCAGTTCCTGCAGTGATACTGGCCACGCTCTTCTATCAGCCGGTGCGATTGCTGCTCCCTTATCCGCAGCTTATGTTGGCGGGTGGATTGATAG GATACCTCGCGTACGATATGATTCACTACTACATCCATTATGGAAGTCCCAACGGAGGTCATTTGTACCATATGAAACGATATCACTATCAGCATCACTTTGTGCATCATGATTTAG GTTTCGGCATCAGCAGTACGTTATGGGACAAGGTATTCGGCACAACAATCCTGTTGCGCAAGCTCAAATATCTCCTAAAGTGGTAG
- the LOC134221387 gene encoding uncharacterized protein LOC134221387, with protein MEQFNQMIDRLSSDLVGRSPFVIAGDFNAWAVEWGSRCTNQRGQALLEALAKLDAVLVNDGASSTFRRNGAESWIDVTFVSPGLVSDLDWRVDEGYTHSDHLAIRFKINYGVQRPRAGDPCQVRGWKSNHFYSEVFTAALGLEANTDNLSGDALVAVLSRACDATMPRKALPRNGRRPAYWWSAEIAALRSACLKFRRRTQRARTEEERAVRREVFRAARLALNKAIKSSKRACFDNLFFLITGQPVFSKTTITQLKG; from the exons atggaacagttcaaccagatgatcgacaggctatcgtccgacctagtaggtcggagcccgttcgttatagcgggagactttaatgcttgggcagtggaatggggcagccgctgcaccaatcagaggggacaagcgttactcgaggcacttgcaaaactcgacgcagtgcttgtcaatgacggagccagtagcacgttccgtaggaatggggccgagtcatggatagatgtaacgtttgtcagccccgGTCTGgtctctgacctggactggagggtagacgagggctacacccatagtgatcacctagcaattcgcttcaagatcaactatggtgtgcagcgtccgagggcgggtgatccctgtcaggtccgtgggtggaagtccAATCACTTctacagcgaagttttcaccgcggccctgggactggaggccaacaccgacaatctaagcggggatgcgctggtagctgtcctatcacgcgcgtgcgatgctactatgccgaggaaagccctgccaagaaatggcagacgcccggcatactggtggagtgccgaaattgcagccctacgatcagcctgcctcaagtttagacgtaggacgcaacgagcccgcaccgaggaggaaagagcggtccgccgggaagtgtttcgagctgcaagactggcccttaacaaggccattaagagcagcaagagagcgtgcttcgacaacctgt TTTTCCTTATCACTGGCCAGCCTGTATTCAGCAAAACCACAATAACTCAACTAAAAGGTTGA